From Proteus vulgaris:
AAACTTCCTGAAGAATACAGATTATCTGAAGGCTGGCGAGCTGAGTTATTGCTAAGTGAAATGGGATTTAAACTTCACGAGAAAGATCTACTTGTTTCACAATTAAGTGGTGGTCAACACACTCGTTTATTATTAGCGAGAGCGTTAATTATTGAGCCTGATTTATTATTACTTGATGAGCCGAGTAATCATCTCGATTTGCCGACTATTTTATGGTTAGAAACATTTTTAAAACAGTGGCGTGGTAGTTTTATCTTGGTTTCACATGATAATACGTTATTAGACAACGTAACGAATTGTACATGGATCATTCGTGATAAATCGCTATCTATTTTTCGTTTACCCTGCTCTCAAGCTAGAGTGGCGCAAGAAGAGCAAGATATTAGTGCACAACATCGTCATAATGCACAACAAAAAGAGATAGATAGAATAGCCCAAAGTGCAAAACAACTCGCAATATGGGGTCATGTTTATGATAACGAAAATTTATCTCGTAAAGCCAAACAGATGGAAAAACATATCGTTCGTTTAAAAGATGAACAAACTGAAGTGACGGACGGAAATCAATGGATATTACAATTTTCTGGAACGACGTTACGAGCGGATAGACTTTGTGAATTAAATCAGCTCGCTGTTATTCCTGCTGAAAACACTCCAACTTTATACACTGTCGAAAATCAGCGTATCAAAAGTGGTGATCGGGTGGCAATAATCGGTGCTAATGGAACCGGAAAATCATCACTATTGAAGATGATCTGGTCACTTAGTTCAGTTAAAGCAAATGAACAAAGTGAAATAAGGTTGCATCCTCGTGTTGAGCTGGGCTATTACGATCAAAAAATTGCTCAATTAATTGATAATGATACTCTTTCTGATGCATTAAAACCGTTTGCTCCATTAACAGATGAACAACGTAAAATGGCACTGATTAGTGCAGGCTTTGTTTATACTAGACATGAGCAAAAAATTAGTACATTAAGTGGTGGTGAGCGCGCTCGCTTATTATTTGTTGGACTAAGTTTAGCTAAGTATTCTTTTCTTATGCTAGATGAACCCACTAACCATATTGATATGGAAGGTAAAAAAGCATTAGCTGAACAGATCAGTCAATTTCCTGGTGGTGTTTTATTAGTTAGCCATGATAGAGAATTGATTGAAAATAGCTGTAATCGTTTTTGGTATATTCACAACGGTGTCTTAACAGAACATCATGATATTGAAGCCATTTATCAGCTTATTTCAGAAGAAGAAACACCAGAAGTTCTGCTAATGGATAAACTCAATAACTCGCAGAATATCTCATCAATGCCATTAGTTTCACATGATGATGATGATAAAAAACTCTTTAAGTTAATTGAGCTAGAAGATAAGTTAGAGGCTGATTTAGCGCGTAAAACAAGTCATCAAAAACCGGCTTTACAAACTCAATGGAAATTAGAGATTAGCCAGCTAAAACATGCACTTAAATTGATTTAAGATAGATGGGATTTTGTTTAAACAAAAAGGATCACATCGTGATCCTTTTTTATTGTTCTTATTTTACTAATTCATATTCAATAAGATATAAAGACTGAATTGTCGGATAAATATCTTTGATAAGCGCTTTCAACACAGGAAGTGTCATACCCTCCTGTTGTGCGTGATACTCATTAATATCATCATAGCATAAAGGCGATACCGCTATGATTTTCAATTTTCCATAGTAAGTGCGATGTTCGTTAGCAAATAATTCAACAATGCTTCCTGGTTTGTAATCACTTTCGTTTTCATCTCGGATGGTAATCACTTTTTTTTCTTCAAGAATAGAAGGAATTAAACGTTCAAAAAAAGTAATTTCTGTTGGTATTGCCGACATAATATTAACTCATATACTTATTGATAAATTACTAATTATCTTATCATGCAATAACTACTCTTTACTCTTTTTTGGCTATTGGCGAGTTATTTAATGCCTCCACCTGAAGTAACTTAGCTTTACGCTCAATTCCCCAACGATAACCTGATAAATCACCATTTTGACGAATAACACGATGACAAGGTATCGCCACAGCAAGTTTATTAGCTGCACAGGCATTTGCTACCGCACGATATGCTTTAGGGGAACCTATTTTATTGGCAATTTCTTGATATGTCATAGTACTGCCGAAAGGGATATCTAATAATGCCTGCCATACTTTTTGTTGAAAAACAGTACCTTGAATATCAAGAGGTAAAGATAGCGGTTGTTTGGGTAATTCAATAAAACCGATAACTTGGGCTATTATTTGTTCAAATTCTTTATTTGCACCAATTAATTCAGCAAGAGGAAATTGTTTTTGTAAATCTTTTAATAACTGTTCTGCATCATCTCCTAGCATAATAGCGCAAATCCCCTTTTCGCTTTGAGCCACAAGAATATTGCCTAAAGAGCACAATGCAATTGCAAAAAAGATAGCAATATTCTTACCGCCTGTACGCCAATTTGTTGGCGTCATTCCTAATATTGCAGCTGCATTTTCATAAAAACGGCTATTAGCATTGAAGCCTGATTGATAAATCGCATCTGTAATACTGCCATCTTGAACCAATGCTTTTTTTATTAATTTTTGGCGATAAGCATTAGCATAATCTTTTGGCGTGATCCCCATCGTTGATTTAAATAAACGATGAAAATGATATGGACTAGCCATAACATGCTCAGCAATACGAGCTAGTGAAACATCACCGTTGTTTTTTTCAATAAAACGGCAAGCTTGCTCAATAAGTTGATTATGTTTACTTTCCATTATGGTAGTCCTTTAAATGCGGAATTATGGCTATTATCGGCAGACATAATGAATAAAGAACTCCGTTTATTGCTCAATTACTCTGGCTCTTTAGATAATGCCCATAAATAAAGTGATGCCGTAGAACCGTAGGGTGAATAGCGTTTTCGGTAGCGTTCGAAGCGTGTTTTATCTAATGTTTTATGACGATAAAGACGCATAATCCCACGTTGAATAGCTAAATCTCCCCAACTCAAAATATCTGGTCGATTAAGTGAAGAAATTAATAGCATTTCTGCTGTCCAAACCCCAATACCTTTTAATTGAATTAAAGTATCAATAACCTCTTTATCTGTCATATCAGGAATTTTATTTAATTTTAATTCCCCAGAGATTACTGAGTTTGCAATGCCAATAATATAACCTGCTTTGCGCATTGTCATACCACATTGCTGAATTTCTTGTTCAGTTAATATACTAATACGTTCTGGTGTATAGACACCTTCACATAAATTCAATAGCCTTTGATGCACCGTTATGGCAGCAGAAACAGAAATCTGTTGCTCGATAATATTTTTAACTAATGCTGTAAATAAATCAGGTGTAATAGGACGCTTAATATCCCCCATTCTTTCAATGAGTGCAGCTAAACGCTTATCACGCTGTTTTAAGGTTTTTATCTCTTTTTCACCATATTGGAAGTACATAAATTCACTCAGATAAACTGGAAACATTAAAATTAGTATAACGTGAAAGTAGAGATACTATGCACTCCATTTTTTGCTTTTTCCTTTATGTAGATCTAATAAGATAGTAACAATTTCCTAGTGTAGGCATTACTGTTCTATCAATAGAATAAAAAGATATTAAATAATTAAATTAATATCTTTTCATATTATTACATTAACGAGAGGAACTTGTTTTGTTATATGATAATAGAACATAAATATTATTACAATTAAAAACCATTAAGTTTAAAAACGAAATATAAAATAAAAAATATTAAATAATCATCTATAATTTATTTGCTTTAATGATTTTCTATATCAATTATTAACTACATCTAATTATAAGGTTTAATATGAGAAATAGTACTTTGAATTTAAAAAACAAATCAGCAGCTTTAGATTTAATGAAAAAATCAATGAGTTTTACCGTACCTGGTGCGTTAAGAGTTGCTGCTAAATTAAAAATTGCTGATTTATTGAAAGACGGTCCTAAAAATATCAATGAGATTGCAGAAGAAACAAACTCTATTCCTTCAGTTTTAAATAGAATATTAAGAATGCTAGCGTCAGAGAACATACTTTATGAATCTGAAAATCTTAATTATTCTCTTGCTCCTGCCGGGCAATTTTTATTAAGTGAT
This genomic window contains:
- the yqfB gene encoding N(4)-acetylcytidine aminohydrolase, whose amino-acid sequence is MSAIPTEITFFERLIPSILEEKKVITIRDENESDYKPGSIVELFANEHRTYYGKLKIIAVSPLCYDDINEYHAQQEGMTLPVLKALIKDIYPTIQSLYLIEYELVK
- a CDS encoding ABC-F family ATP-binding cassette domain-containing protein, yielding MSTLLSTQNLSFHNNYGLLLNNISLALIKGEKIGLIGHNGCGKSTLLKLLSHQLTPNEGVISIANQTVMAYIEQHLPQELQPMTLMDAVLHKLPEEYRLSEGWRAELLLSEMGFKLHEKDLLVSQLSGGQHTRLLLARALIIEPDLLLLDEPSNHLDLPTILWLETFLKQWRGSFILVSHDNTLLDNVTNCTWIIRDKSLSIFRLPCSQARVAQEEQDISAQHRHNAQQKEIDRIAQSAKQLAIWGHVYDNENLSRKAKQMEKHIVRLKDEQTEVTDGNQWILQFSGTTLRADRLCELNQLAVIPAENTPTLYTVENQRIKSGDRVAIIGANGTGKSSLLKMIWSLSSVKANEQSEIRLHPRVELGYYDQKIAQLIDNDTLSDALKPFAPLTDEQRKMALISAGFVYTRHEQKISTLSGGERARLLFVGLSLAKYSFLMLDEPTNHIDMEGKKALAEQISQFPGGVLLVSHDRELIENSCNRFWYIHNGVLTEHHDIEAIYQLISEEETPEVLLMDKLNNSQNISSMPLVSHDDDDKKLFKLIELEDKLEADLARKTSHQKPALQTQWKLEISQLKHALKLI
- a CDS encoding DNA-3-methyladenine glycosylase family protein, encoding MYFQYGEKEIKTLKQRDKRLAALIERMGDIKRPITPDLFTALVKNIIEQQISVSAAITVHQRLLNLCEGVYTPERISILTEQEIQQCGMTMRKAGYIIGIANSVISGELKLNKIPDMTDKEVIDTLIQLKGIGVWTAEMLLISSLNRPDILSWGDLAIQRGIMRLYRHKTLDKTRFERYRKRYSPYGSTASLYLWALSKEPE
- the ada gene encoding bifunctional DNA-binding transcriptional regulator/O6-methylguanine-DNA methyltransferase Ada — translated: MESKHNQLIEQACRFIEKNNGDVSLARIAEHVMASPYHFHRLFKSTMGITPKDYANAYRQKLIKKALVQDGSITDAIYQSGFNANSRFYENAAAILGMTPTNWRTGGKNIAIFFAIALCSLGNILVAQSEKGICAIMLGDDAEQLLKDLQKQFPLAELIGANKEFEQIIAQVIGFIELPKQPLSLPLDIQGTVFQQKVWQALLDIPFGSTMTYQEIANKIGSPKAYRAVANACAANKLAVAIPCHRVIRQNGDLSGYRWGIERKAKLLQVEALNNSPIAKKE